The Theileria orientalis strain Shintoku DNA, chromosome 2, complete genome genome has a window encoding:
- a CDS encoding uncharacterized protein (phosphoglycerate mutase domain containing protein), translating to MKMTNSTIATAGACLTLFVGFAIIFSNVSDEIPGSPVKLPVTITKTKLSLTALFLKIKIFFMSVNRMVYYPTYKGFQKQLTARCKVMSDTDSVTVKVKTIYFVRHGQSIFNDLTVNKNVFVILFKTIRLILFETFLLFTNDVLTYDSPLSSEGISQAMNAAQFLSSHKNQNDPDIALLNGKSTVPSVLFSSFLRRSQGTTALLFQSRLTSNDENIYVTHELDEVVRNPDCVSMHTVFKSITFPLLEQLFSPQSYYRYLRLRMVENDPYMIKTPYVKVIKFFDRIFHKFDEDVIIAVGHSRWIRFAMRVFFPPNSVDLDVLNKKLTNVGIIKFDVHLKKNIAGEHSYTFDPKSFRIIYGSFK from the exons ATGAAAATGACTAACAGTACTATCGCAACCGCTGGCGCCTGTCTCACTCTCTTCGTAGGATTCGCAATCATTTTTTCCAACGTTTCCGACGAAATACCAGGGTCGCCAGTTAAACTGCCCGTTACAATAACGAAAACTAAGTTATCCCTCACAGCCTTGTTTCTtaagattaaaattttcttCATGTCCGTAAACAGGATGGTTTACTACCCTACCTACAAGGGGTTTCAAAAGCAGCTTACAGCTCGTTGTAAGGTCATGAGCGATACCGATTCAGTCACCGTCAAGGTCAAGACAATTTACTTTGTTCGACACGGGCAGTCAATTTTTAACGATTTGACCGTGAACAAGAACGTTTTCGTGATTTTGTTTAAGACGATTCGTCTTATTCTATTTGAAACTTTCCTTTTGTTCACCAACGATGTTTTAACATATGACTCTCCCCTCAGCTCAGAGGGTATTTCTCAAGCCATGAATGCAGCTCAATTCTTATCTTCTCACAAAAATCAAAATGATCCAGATATAGCATTACTGAACGGGAAATCGACTGTTCcttctgttttattttcatcatttttGAG GCGTTCTCAAGGCACGACAGCGCTGCTTTTTCAATCACGTTTAACCAGCAACGACGAGAACATATATGTCACTCATGAGCTCGAT gaGGTTGTTAGGAATCCAGACTGTGTTTCCATGCACACTGTATTTAAGTCAATTACCTTTCCACTATTGGAGCAGCTTTTTTCTCCACAGTCCTACTACAGATACTTGCGTCTGAGGATGGTGGAAAACGACCCTTATATGATTAAGACTCCCTACGTGAAGGTTATTAAATTCTTTGACAGAATCTTCCACAAGTTCGACGAGGACGTTATCATTGCAGTTGGCCATTCAAGGTGGATCCGATTTGCCATGAGGGTCTTTTTCCCGCCG AATTCAGTGGATTTGGacgttttaaataaaaagttgaCCAATGTTGGTATTATCAAGTTTGATGTACATTTGAAGAAG aacATTGCTGGTGAACACTCGTACACTTTTGACCCTAAGTCCTTCAGGATTATCTATGggtcatttaaataa
- a CDS encoding DNA-damage inducible protein, which translates to MNELIKDNLNIPVENQRLYLDGNMLKGNYKSISDSGIKSGDVLLVKSERPGFDISSLLASDYDKVPEEALRQRAREIMQEFKPGSTFLNTLKLHNEPMYKALQANNEEEVYRIVKKEYEEVKKKELDHRKKLMKAYLDPLNPESQSLIHKEIEMNRINDNLISAQNYLPESFGKINMLYVKVEINNVVMKALVDTGAQSTIMSKECASRCNLLRLVDERFKSVAVGVGTMKTLGKIHLADMKIGTVFIPVSFIVIEEASLEFILGLDVLRRYTCDINLKKNYLGINDVNVPFMSEAEVGSFVSHTARRENPAPAAPTTPTGYANTAISANPDSLQSSAIDDKARRLSETLNITPEYARELLEIAGGDEQLAASYVT; encoded by the exons TTGAACGAGTTGATCAAAGATAATTTGAACATACCGGTGGAAAATCAAAGATTGTACCTGGATGGGAACATGTTGAAAGGAAATTATAAGAGTATATCGGATTCGGGAATAAAAAGTGGAGATGTGTTGCTGGTGAAGTCGGAGCGCCCAGGGTTCGACATATCGTCTCTCTTGGCGTCAGATTATGACAAAGTACCAG AAGAGGCATTGAGGCAAAGAGCGAGGGAGATAATGCAGGAGTTTAAGCCAGGGTCGACGTTTCTGAACACGCTGAAACTGCACAACGAACCAATGTACAAAGCGCTGCAGGCGAataacgaagaagaagtgtATAGGAtagtgaagaaggagtacgAGGAGGTGAAAAAG aaggagctggaccACAGAAAGAAACTGATGAAGGCATACCTGGACCCACTGAACCCGGAGTCGCAGAGCCTAATACACAAGGAGATTGAAATGAACAGAATAAACGACAACCTGATATCAGCACAGAACTATTTGCCAGAATCATTCG GCAAGATAAACATGTTGTACGTTAAAGTGGAAATCAACAATGTAGTGATGAAGGCACTGGTGGACACGGGCGCCCAG AGCACAATAATGAGCAAGGAATGCGCCTCCAGATGTAATCTCCTGAGACTGGTGGACGAAAGATTTAAATCGGTTGCAGT GGGAGTGGGAACGATGAAGACCCTGGGGAAAATACACCTGGCAGACATGAAGATAGGAACAGTGTTCATCCCAGTATCGTTCATAGTGATAGAGGAAGCGTCCTTGGAATTTATACTGGGCCTGGACGTGCTTCGGAGGTATACGTGCGACATaaacctgaagaagaactACCTGGGCATAAACGACGTCAACGTGCCTTTCATGTCGGAGGCGGAAGTGGGAAGCTTCGTGAGTCACACAGCAAGAAGAGA AAACCCAGCGCCTGCAGCACCAACGACGCCCACAGGATACGCTAATACTGCAATTAGCGCCAACCCTGACTCTCTTCAAAGCAGCGCCATTGACGACAAGGCTCGAAG GCTGAGTGAGACGCTCAATATAACCCCGGAATACGCCAGAGAACTCCTGGAGATCGCAGGTGGAGACGAACAGTTGGCAGCGTCGTACGTGACGTAG